TAATTGTTGCTCCCTTTGAATTTAGCCAGGCGCTTGCGCCATAACCGCCGGCAAGCATATGCCATAGATAGGCGCCGTAACTTACTCTGGCAATCGGCAACCAGACGCGTGCGCTGAGCAGAAAACGTAAGGCGCCCGGGGCCAGCGCTAGCCAGAGCAGCGTTGCAAATGCAACATGCTGCAGGCTGTACCGCCACGCTGAGTAGCCGCCAACCGTTTCCGGGCAAAGTAAGCAAAACGCCAGAGCCAGGGCCGCCAGCAAAGCGCCTAAGCTTCGCAGTGACGATAGCAATTGTGATTCTACGGGCGAGGGCAGGAAGGCGACAAGGGATCCCGCAGCAAGCGAATCCATTCGCAGGTGGGTAAATTGATAAGCGGCGCCCTGCACCCCGTAAGCCAGCCGTAATGCGAAAGGCGTAATCAATGCCAGCGCCAAGAACAGTGGCCATGCCCACTTAACTTTTCGAAGCGCCCAAAAAATCCACGGCGCAACCAGGTAGAACTGCACCTCGACTCCCAGCGACCAGAGGTGGATCGCGGTGCTATGGCCGGCGTAATTGTTCAGATAGAGCAGATCATAGCACAACCCGACGATCAGTTCGCGGCGAATCGCATTCCCTTGCGTCCCGGCCAGAGATGCGAAATACAGGACAACCAGGGCGTTGCAGGCCACGAAGATCAGAAACGCCGGCGCGATACGTATCAAGCGGTTCCAGTAGAACTGGCCCGCCGCCAAGGTCGGAGAATCTTTGAGCATTCGTGCAATAAGGAACCCGCTCAACACGAAAAATAGATCCATTCCGCAATCGAGTCGATTCAATGAACGTTCTGCAAGCAGCGATGGCTCTGGCGCTATGCCCAGTTGGCCCAGCGCCAACCAGTAGTGCAGACCAAGAATCATCAGCAGAGATAGCGCCCGTAGTCCATGCAGCGGGGGATCCTCCGACGGACGGCTGGTCCACAATGAGCGGATTGCGCTGGAAAGCATGGAAAAGGCGCCAAGCGCTTGACCCGAGGCCAGCGTTCGGTTGCTTGAGGCCAGGGCAGGTACAATGGGACTCAAGCTGGCTCGCGTTCGCACTGGCAAGCAAATCGGATGGGCTTTCGTCGATGGACGTCGGCTGCTGCGACTTTCGAA
This DNA window, taken from Leptospirales bacterium, encodes the following:
- a CDS encoding acyltransferase, with protein sequence MSPIVPALASSNRTLASGQALGAFSMLSSAIRSLWTSRPSEDPPLHGLRALSLLMILGLHYWLALGQLGIAPEPSLLAERSLNRLDCGMDLFFVLSGFLIARMLKDSPTLAAGQFYWNRLIRIAPAFLIFVACNALVVLYFASLAGTQGNAIRRELIVGLCYDLLYLNNYAGHSTAIHLWSLGVEVQFYLVAPWIFWALRKVKWAWPLFLALALITPFALRLAYGVQGAAYQFTHLRMDSLAAGSLVAFLPSPVESQLLSSLRSLGALLAALALAFCLLCPETVGGYSAWRYSLQHVAFATLLWLALAPGALRFLLSARVWLPIARVSYGAYLWHMLAGGYGASAWLNSKGATITQWQLVVGFFVFVGMAILAGLVSFIVLESPLLQLRRGHRK